The Populus nigra chromosome 19, ddPopNigr1.1, whole genome shotgun sequence genome includes a window with the following:
- the LOC133679390 gene encoding origin of replication complex subunit 1A-like, producing the protein MADTPKKSIQSPSKKLKKQATSPSSVSATPQTPRTLDPPRRFSPRLSLKVNAPQEPSPIEKPTKDSLKTPPNKLVEAPRESRVDSSKTRRNLSKNELKRTPRGEKDNGCSKTPKSKSEVLEVGVEFSPVSPDQSETKKRRRGEEKEKEKERMVITRAMASKNKTAKTDKMSGKKRVYYKKVVYDEGEFEVGDDVYVKRREDASSDDEVPELEECRVCFKAGKAVMIECDDCLGGFHLKCLKPPLKIVPEGEWICGFCEARKLGKEVQLPRPPPGKKLARTLRDKLLSSDLWAAHIESIWKEADGSYWFRGRWYTIPEETSAGRQPHNLRRELYQTNDFAEIEMESIIRHCFVLNPKEYAKAHDEGDDIFMCEYEYDIHWHSFKRLADIDNGDEEGEDSDTDEDWKSSKDAESDTDEDVEYEEEKVINLQSRASSAHELAANSRKGKFFGLQKIGTKRIPEHVRCHKQTELEKAKAALVLAKLPKSLPCRNKEMEEISAFVKGAICDNQCLGRCLYVHGVPGTGKTMSVLAVMRNLKSEVDAGSIRPYCFVDVNGLKLASPENIYRAIYEALTGHRVSWKKALHLLNERFSDGKRTVKEDDRPCILLIDELDLLVTRNQSVLYNILDWPTKPHSKLIVIGIANTMDLPEKLLPRISSRMGIQRLCFGPYNYQQLQEIISSRLKGINAFEKQAIEFASRKVAAISGDARRALEICRRAAEIADYQIKKLSSNHNPAPEGKGLVGMSAVEAAIQEMFQAPHIQVMRSCSKLSKIFLAAMVYELYKTGMAETSFEKLAMTVSCICTSNAEAFPGWDILLKVGCMLGESRIILCEPGARHSLQKLQLNFPSDDVAFALKDSKEIPWLAKYL; encoded by the exons ATGGCAGATACTCCAAAGAAATCTATTCAATCCCCAAGTAAGAAACTCAAAAAACAAGCAACATCTCCTTCTTCTGTTTCAGCCACTCCTCAGACCCCACGAACGCTAGATCCTCCTCGTCGATTCTCTCCCCGTTTATCACTCAAAGTTAATGCCCCGCAAGAACCTTCCCCAATTGAAAAGCCCACCAAAGATTCACTCAAAACCCCACCAAATAAATTGGTCGAGGCCCCTCGAGAATCCAGGGTTGATTCGTCGAAAACCCGGAGAAATTTGagtaaaaatgaattgaaaaggaCTCCAAGAGGCGAGAAAGACAATGGGTGCTCAAAAACCCCGAAATCAAAGTCTGAGGTGCTTGAGGTTGGTGTTGAATTCTCTCCTGTTTCGCCGGATCAATCGGAgacaaagaaaaggagaaggggtgaagagaaagagaaagagaaagagagaatggTGATAACGAGAGCGATGGCATCGAAGAATAAAACAGCAAAAACCGACAAAATGAGTGGAAAGAAGAGGGTTTATTATAAGAAAGTGGTGTATGATGAGGGTGAATTTGAGGTTGGAGATGATGTGTATGTGAAGAGGAGAGAGGATGCTAGCTCAGACGATGAGGTCCCAGAATTGGAAGAGTGTCGAGTGTGTTTTAAGGCAGGGAAGGCAGTAATGATTGAGTGTGATGATTGTTTAGGTGGGTTTCATTTGAAATGCTTGAAACCTCCTTTAAAGATAGTGCCTGAAGGAGAATGGATTTGTGGGTTTtgtgaggcaaggaaattgggTAAAGAGGTTCAGTTACCAAGGCCACCTCCAGGGAAGAAACTGGCTCGAACGTTGAGGGATAAACTTCTTTCTAGTGATTTATGGGCTGCCCATATAGAAAG TATTTGGAAAGAGGCAGATGGGAGCTATTGGTTTCGGGGACGGTGGTATACGATACCTGAAGAAACTTCTGCTGGACGACAGCCTCACAATCTGAGGAGAGAGCTTTATCAGACAAATGATTTTGCTGAGATTGAG ATGGAGTCTATCATTAGGCACTGCTTTGTCTTGAATCCCAAGGAGTATGCAAAGGCCCACGATGAAGGAGATGACATTTTCATGTGCGAATATGAATATGACATACATTGGCACAGTTTCAAGCGTCTAGCTGATATTGACAATGGTGATGAG GAAGGTGAAGATTCTGACACTGATGAAGATTGGAAATCTTCCAAGGATGCTGAGTCTGATACAGATGAAGATGTAGAATATGAAGAGGAAAAAGTTATAAACTTACAATCTAGAGCATCCTCAGCTCATGAGTTAGCCGCT AACTCACGAAAGGGGAAGTTCTTTGGACTTCAGAAAATTGGGACAAAGAGAATCCCAGAGCACGTGAGATGCCACAAGCAGACTGAACTGGAGAAGGCAAAAGCAGCTCTTGTATTGGCAAAATTGCCAAAATCTCTACCTTGCAGGAATAA AGAGATGGAGGAGATTAGTGCATTTGTAAAAGGTGCAATCTGTGACAATCAGTGTCTGGGTCGCTGCCTTTATGTTCATGGTGTTCCTGGAACTGGAAAG ACAATGAGCGTGCTTGCAGTAATGAGGAACCTGAAGTCTGAAGTTGATGCAGGAAGCATAAGACCATACTGTTTTGTGGATGTTAATGGTCTTAAGTTGGCATCACCAGAGAATATTTACAGG GCTATATATGAAGCGTTGACTGGACACAGAGTAAGTTGGAAAAAGGCTCTGCATTTGCTAAATGAGCGATTTTCAGATGGAAAGAGAACTGTGAAAGAAGATGACCGGCCTTGTATTCTACTCATTGATGAACTTGATCTTCTTGTGACCAGAAATCAGTCG GTTCTATATAATATTCTTGATTGGCCAACTAAGCCACATTCTAAATTGATCGTGATag GAATAGCAAATACTATGGATCTTCCAGAAAAGCTGCTTCCTCGTATTTCAAGCCGTATGGGTATACAAAGGCTTTGTTTTGGTCCCTATAATTATCAGCAGCTTCAGGAAATCATTTCAAGTCGCCTTAAAGGAATCAATGCATTTGAAAAGCAAGCAATAGAATTTGCTTCAAGGAAG GTAGCAGCTATTTCAGGAGATGCACGTCGTGCTCTAGAAATTTGCAGGCGTGCAGCTGAAATTGCAGATTACCAAATTAAGAAATTGAGCTCCAATCATAATCCAGCTCCAGAAG GAAAGGGCCTTGTTGGTATGTCAGCAGTTGAAGCAGCCATTCAGGAAATGTTCCAGGCGCCTCATATTCAA GTAATGAGAAGTTGTTCCAAACTAAGTAAAATTTTCTTGGCAGCTATGGTGTACGAGCTGTATAAAACAGGGATGGCTGAGACATCCTTTGAAAAG TTGGCAATGACTGTTTCATGTATTTGTACAAGCAATGCTGAAGCATTTCCTGGTTGGGACATCCTCTTGAAAGTTGG CTGCATGCTAGGTGAAAGCAGGATAATTCTATGTGAACCAGGAGCTAGACACAGTTTGCAGAAGTTGCAGCTCAATTTTCCAAG TGATGATGTAGCTTTTGCATTGAAAGACAGCAAGGAGATACCCTGGTTGGCCAAGTATTTATGA